One region of Cytobacillus sp. IB215665 genomic DNA includes:
- a CDS encoding HAMP domain-containing sensor histidine kinase, which yields MKLKYHIPLLFLIFGIVFFFIVLLYIQLDVRDSITSDLSTNNERFIEKHEDIAEEVGRLYPDQQKMTTFLKDLGGREQLTIKLTNPAFEQILFEYDAIEKEISTGDRWLPVKTPGTNEVVLFMSIERKLDEINEAIFQVAIDIFIFVVLTHLTLFILLTLYFHETITNPITNLINRFKMVSLHKQLPTVHPTRKGEIGELYHRFYELEARLLRAYREQIDMVSSIAHDLKTPLTSINGFLQLAVSPLHQTANQKEEYIKLAQKKALYMTELVHEFSIFSTNEIALQEMDRFDVLIGKFFESIGEEYEAELAGLDYSFHWDHDFHDDTYFLGNEKFLRRLFANIISNSIKHAYNNELKITMKGTIEESFIVINIEDNGVGVDEGHIPYLFQKFYTVEKSRQREKGGTGLGLAIAKSIVENHDGFISAYLSKGLGGLGIKIQLPISRFQQ from the coding sequence ATGAAGCTAAAATATCACATTCCATTATTGTTTTTAATATTTGGTATTGTATTCTTTTTTATCGTTTTATTGTACATACAACTCGATGTTCGAGATTCAATTACTAGTGATTTATCCACAAATAATGAACGTTTTATAGAAAAACATGAAGACATTGCTGAAGAAGTAGGAAGATTATATCCTGATCAACAAAAAATGACGACATTTTTAAAGGATTTAGGAGGGAGGGAACAATTAACGATAAAATTGACAAACCCAGCATTTGAGCAAATATTATTTGAGTATGACGCCATAGAAAAAGAAATTTCTACAGGTGATAGGTGGTTACCTGTTAAAACACCAGGTACGAATGAGGTCGTTTTATTTATGTCTATAGAGCGTAAGCTCGACGAAATAAATGAAGCAATTTTCCAAGTAGCCATCGATATTTTTATATTTGTTGTTCTTACCCATCTTACTCTATTCATATTATTAACACTATATTTTCACGAGACAATTACGAACCCAATAACCAATTTAATAAACCGTTTTAAAATGGTTAGTTTACATAAACAGCTTCCAACGGTACATCCTACACGGAAAGGTGAAATAGGCGAGCTCTATCATCGCTTTTATGAATTAGAAGCAAGACTTCTTCGTGCATATCGAGAGCAAATTGATATGGTGTCGTCGATAGCACATGATTTAAAAACTCCGTTAACATCAATTAATGGGTTTCTCCAGCTAGCGGTATCGCCATTACATCAAACAGCAAACCAAAAAGAGGAATACATTAAATTAGCTCAAAAAAAAGCATTGTATATGACAGAGTTAGTACATGAATTCTCAATCTTTTCTACTAATGAAATTGCTCTACAGGAAATGGACCGCTTTGACGTTCTAATAGGTAAGTTTTTTGAGTCAATAGGAGAAGAATACGAAGCCGAGTTGGCTGGGTTAGATTATTCTTTTCATTGGGATCATGATTTTCACGACGACACATATTTTCTAGGAAATGAAAAGTTTCTTCGTAGATTGTTTGCAAATATTATAAGTAATTCAATTAAACATGCATATAATAATGAACTGAAAATTACTATGAAAGGCACAATAGAAGAATCATTTATCGTAATCAATATAGAAGATAATGGGGTAGGTGTTGATGAAGGTCACATACCATACTTGTTTCAAAAGTTTTACACAGTTGAAAAATCGAGACAACGTGAAAAGGGAGGTACAGGACTAGGACTAGCGATTGCTAAGTCAATCGTAGAAAATCATGACGGTTTTATTTCAGCATATCTGTCAAAAGGACTAGGTGGGTTAGGCATTAAAATACAACTACCTATCTCTCGTTTTCAACAATAA
- a CDS encoding response regulator transcription factor, which yields MEKTVLVIDDDKDIVRLIVETLKYERFNTVFAYSGIEAMKMIDKEKIDFVILDIMMPEMDGIEVCKKIRDQHNMPILLLSAKDRDIDKIVGLEVGADDYLTKPFNVHELTARVKAHFRKIGRLKQELSESYPTHSTAKTPLKLNENSYEGFLEGKKIQLSSKEFQILLFFTQHPNQVFSREQIYQRVWGDDFGDLNNVTVHIKNIRKKLGRNHDYIKTIWGVGYKYTLDGVKL from the coding sequence TTGGAAAAAACTGTTCTTGTCATCGATGACGACAAAGATATCGTAAGGCTTATTGTGGAAACATTAAAGTATGAGCGGTTTAATACAGTTTTTGCTTACTCTGGTATAGAAGCAATGAAAATGATTGATAAAGAAAAAATAGACTTTGTTATTTTAGATATTATGATGCCAGAAATGGATGGTATTGAAGTATGTAAAAAAATACGCGATCAACATAACATGCCGATTTTATTACTTAGTGCAAAAGATCGTGATATTGATAAGATCGTTGGTCTTGAAGTAGGAGCAGATGATTATTTAACAAAACCTTTTAATGTACATGAACTAACTGCGCGGGTAAAGGCACACTTTCGAAAAATTGGAAGATTAAAACAAGAGTTATCAGAAAGTTATCCTACACATTCAACAGCTAAGACTCCACTTAAGTTAAATGAAAATTCGTATGAAGGATTTCTAGAAGGAAAGAAAATACAATTATCTTCTAAGGAATTTCAAATCTTATTATTCTTCACTCAACATCCAAACCAAGTGTTTAGTAGGGAGCAGATTTATCAGCGTGTTTGGGGAGATGATTTTGGTGATTTAAACAATGTGACTGTACATATTAAAAATATTCGAAAAAAGCTTGGGAGAAATCATGATTATATAAAAACGATATGGGGTGTTGGCTATAAATATACTTTAGATGGTGTGAAGCTATGA